The Limnochorda sp. LNt genome includes a region encoding these proteins:
- a CDS encoding FeoA family protein: MTSGADGGGPPAEWVPLCALQRGEVGIVRHLAGGRGLLARALALGLVPGTPLAVVHALGGPVVIAVRGSRLALGRRMAERVWVQRTVAPAAAPPPTPGAPIPELGAAGRRQGWGHPRWAAM; this comes from the coding sequence GTGACCAGCGGGGCGGACGGAGGCGGGCCGCCTGCCGAGTGGGTGCCGCTCTGTGCGCTGCAACGGGGTGAAGTCGGGATCGTGCGCCACCTGGCCGGCGGCCGGGGGCTGCTGGCTCGAGCCCTGGCGCTGGGGCTGGTGCCCGGCACGCCCCTCGCGGTGGTCCACGCCCTGGGAGGGCCGGTCGTCATCGCCGTCAGGGGCAGCCGACTGGCACTCGGACGGCGGATGGCCGAGCGCGTCTGGGTCCAGCGAACGGTCGCGCCCGCGGCGGCCCCGCCACCGACACCCGGTGCTCCCATCCCTGAGCTCGGGGCGGCCGGCCGGCGACAGGGATGGGGTCATCCCCGATGGGCTGCCATGTAG
- a CDS encoding cytochrome c3 family protein — protein MKDRTRTGGWARTAGVALLLTVMGAGGAGYAAARGGAPAQAAPSSFSPLDALDEASQACLSCHEMEGMSVIFVDGIEVDVQVDPEAFASSVHAQAGLGCQTCHVGIDDYPHPEVTQTRLQWVLEQQHVCAWCHSAGDDFHLGAHGRALSLGDPDVPNCTTCHGDAHAIQPVATPAFRAGIVDTCASCHADDELMTAHGVRTGTVPSYLAEFHGLTASLLKEKGATIPVAVCSDCHGAHAILPADDPSSSVFVTNLAATCRRCHPDATNAFATAWSMHDNPERHPLVGGIAWFYRIVTGISVLGFLGYIALERAHQRRERTRRGA, from the coding sequence GTGAAGGATCGCACCCGCACAGGAGGGTGGGCGCGTACGGCGGGGGTGGCCTTGCTCCTGACCGTGATGGGGGCAGGGGGAGCGGGGTATGCCGCGGCTCGGGGTGGTGCCCCGGCGCAGGCGGCGCCGTCGTCCTTCTCCCCTCTCGATGCTCTGGACGAGGCGAGCCAGGCCTGTCTCAGTTGCCACGAGATGGAGGGGATGTCCGTCATCTTCGTGGACGGGATCGAGGTGGACGTCCAGGTCGATCCGGAGGCGTTCGCCAGCTCGGTCCACGCCCAGGCGGGCCTGGGCTGCCAGACCTGTCACGTGGGGATCGACGACTATCCCCACCCCGAGGTGACGCAGACGCGGCTGCAGTGGGTGCTGGAGCAGCAGCATGTCTGCGCGTGGTGTCACTCGGCAGGCGACGACTTCCACCTCGGAGCGCACGGGCGCGCCCTGAGCCTGGGCGATCCCGACGTGCCCAACTGCACGACCTGCCACGGCGACGCTCATGCCATCCAACCGGTCGCCACGCCGGCCTTCCGGGCCGGCATCGTGGATACGTGCGCCTCCTGCCACGCCGATGACGAGCTGATGACGGCCCACGGGGTGAGGACCGGCACGGTCCCGAGCTACCTGGCGGAGTTTCACGGGCTGACCGCCTCGCTCCTCAAGGAGAAGGGGGCGACCATCCCCGTCGCGGTCTGCTCCGACTGTCACGGGGCCCATGCCATCCTGCCAGCCGACGATCCGTCCTCCAGCGTCTTCGTCACCAACCTGGCCGCCACGTGCCGCCGCTGCCACCCGGACGCCACCAACGCCTTCGCGACGGCTTGGAGCATGCACGACAACCCCGAGCGACACCCGCTGGTGGGCGGCATCGCGTGGTTCTACCGGATCGTCACGGGCATCTCGGTGCTGGGCTTCCTGGGCTACATCGCCCTGGAGCGGGCTCATCAGCGCCGGGAGCGCACACGGAGGGGGGCTTGA
- a CDS encoding formate dehydrogenase subunit gamma has product MRAGIAERAASRAGAGAGPAEAQAYVQRFTRWQVVQHAVLMVSFTGLALTGIPQKYAQLAISRWLIEGMGGIERVREVHHILAYVLLGLGLVHALEMVARATRYGLRSQMWPGVQDARDLLQQLRYFMGLEHEEPRFGRYSFKEKFEYWAVVWGTAVMGLTGLILLYPEVATRYLPGVVVPAARAAHGGEAVLAVLAILIWHMYNAHLRAEVFPMDPVIFTGRMPRERALREHPLELEPPGRASAQTSATGASVTSPGRGGGPSTP; this is encoded by the coding sequence GTGCGGGCGGGTATCGCCGAGCGGGCGGCGAGCCGCGCGGGCGCCGGCGCCGGCCCGGCGGAGGCGCAGGCGTACGTCCAGCGCTTCACCCGGTGGCAGGTGGTGCAGCACGCCGTGCTGATGGTGAGCTTCACGGGGCTGGCGTTGACCGGCATCCCGCAGAAGTACGCCCAGCTCGCCATCAGCCGCTGGCTCATCGAAGGGATGGGCGGCATCGAGCGAGTCCGCGAGGTCCATCACATACTGGCCTACGTCCTGCTGGGCCTGGGCCTCGTGCATGCCCTGGAGATGGTGGCGAGAGCCACCCGCTACGGTCTGCGCTCGCAGATGTGGCCGGGCGTCCAGGACGCCCGGGACCTGTTGCAGCAGCTTCGCTACTTCATGGGGCTCGAGCACGAGGAGCCCCGCTTCGGCCGGTACTCCTTCAAGGAGAAGTTCGAGTACTGGGCCGTGGTCTGGGGCACGGCCGTCATGGGATTGACCGGGCTGATCCTGCTCTACCCGGAGGTCGCGACCCGATACCTGCCCGGGGTCGTCGTCCCGGCCGCCAGGGCCGCCCACGGGGGCGAGGCGGTCCTGGCCGTGCTGGCCATCCTCATCTGGCACATGTACAACGCCCACCTGCGCGCCGAGGTCTTCCCCATGGACCCGGTGATCTTCACCGGCCGCATGCCCCGTGAGCGAGCCCTGCGGGAGCACCCGCTGGAGCTGGAGCCCCCGGGCCGGGCATCGGCTCAGACCTCGGCGACGGGGGCGTCCGTCACGTCGCCCGGAAGGGGAGGGGGCCCTTCGACCCCCTAG
- a CDS encoding cytochrome c3 family protein — translation MRARWMVAVLIVGFALSSVVAAVAAEQATLPAIPGITAEDTHPNGCTDCHRKVSADGDYSLATEIANMVKEGRHPRVSDRMLQDLPKQCITCHKPDSKYPFGEIMHSAHLTGGAENHFITNYQGQCMHCHAMDPQTGSITVKGL, via the coding sequence ATGCGGGCGCGCTGGATGGTTGCGGTACTGATCGTGGGGTTCGCGCTCAGCTCGGTCGTCGCCGCCGTCGCGGCGGAGCAGGCGACCCTGCCCGCGATCCCCGGCATCACGGCGGAGGATACCCATCCCAACGGGTGCACCGACTGCCACCGCAAGGTGAGCGCGGACGGGGACTACAGCCTGGCCACGGAGATCGCCAACATGGTGAAGGAGGGCCGGCACCCGCGGGTCTCCGACCGCATGCTCCAGGATCTTCCCAAGCAGTGCATCACTTGCCACAAGCCCGACAGCAAGTACCCGTTCGGCGAGATCATGCACTCGGCGCACCTGACGGGCGGGGCGGAGAATCACTTCATCACCAACTACCAGGGCCAGTGCATGCACTGCCATGCCATGGATCCTCAGACCGGCAGCATCACGGTGAAGGGTCTCTGA
- a CDS encoding cytochrome c maturation protein CcmE, whose product MARQATSRWRLWVGALLVVGATAYLMGTAFHGATTYYLSADEALARAAGQRESLAVRVRGRVTPGTLQFDAVQSTLRFVLGPDETGAPEASARAAVAPGPSGAPARGIDVVYRGAPPDNLQEGSPVIVEGRLRAEGRLEATQVLVQCPSRYEADR is encoded by the coding sequence ATGGCACGACAGGCGACATCCCGGTGGCGCCTCTGGGTAGGGGCCTTGCTGGTGGTGGGAGCGACGGCCTACCTGATGGGCACAGCCTTCCACGGAGCGACGACCTATTATCTGTCAGCCGACGAGGCGCTGGCCAGGGCGGCCGGCCAGCGAGAGTCGCTGGCCGTGCGGGTGCGCGGCCGCGTCACGCCGGGGACCCTGCAGTTCGACGCGGTCCAGAGCACCCTGCGGTTCGTGCTGGGGCCTGACGAGACGGGCGCACCCGAGGCCTCCGCCCGAGCCGCCGTTGCTCCAGGGCCCTCCGGTGCGCCGGCTCGCGGCATCGACGTGGTCTACCGGGGCGCCCCTCCCGACAACCTCCAGGAGGGGAGCCCCGTCATCGTCGAAGGGCGACTGCGGGCCGAGGGCCGGCTCGAGGCGACCCAGGTGCTGGTCCAGTGCCCGTCGCGCTACGAGGCGGATCGATGA
- a CDS encoding response regulator transcription factor, producing MSGGDRPASERTIRVVVADDHTIVREGLVMILRSAPDIEVVGEASDGEQAVAMVQQSQPDVVVMDISMPGTSGLEAIRRIRRDWPQVKVLALTIHESEDYILHVLRAGVHGYVVKRAAGQELLSAIRAVMRGESYLHPAIVQVVLSDYLHRLEHGQEEPLLTEREREIVRLIAEGYKNREIAQRLNISLKTVETHRANIMQKLNINDRVQLVRFAIRTRLIEP from the coding sequence ATGAGCGGTGGGGATAGACCCGCATCCGAGCGCACCATCCGCGTGGTGGTGGCCGACGATCACACCATCGTGCGAGAGGGCCTCGTCATGATCTTGCGCTCCGCTCCCGACATCGAGGTGGTGGGCGAGGCGTCCGACGGCGAGCAGGCCGTCGCCATGGTGCAGCAGTCGCAGCCCGACGTGGTGGTCATGGACATCTCCATGCCCGGCACATCGGGGCTCGAGGCCATCCGTCGCATACGCCGCGACTGGCCGCAGGTCAAGGTGCTGGCGCTGACCATCCACGAGTCCGAGGACTACATCCTGCACGTGCTGCGCGCCGGCGTCCACGGCTACGTCGTCAAGCGCGCCGCGGGCCAGGAGCTGCTGAGCGCCATCCGGGCGGTGATGCGGGGAGAGTCGTACCTGCACCCGGCCATCGTCCAGGTGGTCCTGAGCGACTACCTGCACCGGCTCGAGCACGGGCAGGAGGAGCCCTTGCTCACCGAGCGAGAGCGTGAGATCGTGCGGCTCATCGCCGAGGGCTACAAAAACCGCGAGATCGCTCAGCGCCTCAACATCAGCCTCAAGACGGTGGAGACGCACCGCGCCAACATCATGCAGAAGCTCAACATCAACGATCGGGTCCAGCTGGTGCGCTTCGCCATCCGTACCCGCCTGATCGAGCCCTGA
- a CDS encoding DEAD/DEAH box helicase family protein, translating to MVPAHACWFCSGPEHFAAIVAPLATAALGADRSVRVMGPSDFVEALRADRRLPPARRLAIEAIDGGLHASRAEELLDGVPAGTLVVHATAWDEARGRPSGAELERLDHLETLLGRLVTSGLVVGLCVYDLSAVCRWQADVLAERHHAHVLAAGRLLPFSEALGKPIESLPPALAD from the coding sequence GTGGTGCCCGCACACGCTTGCTGGTTTTGCTCGGGGCCCGAGCACTTCGCGGCCATCGTGGCGCCGCTGGCCACGGCGGCGCTCGGGGCGGATCGGTCCGTGCGTGTGATGGGACCCTCCGACTTCGTCGAGGCGCTGCGGGCGGACCGTCGCCTGCCGCCGGCGCGCCGTCTGGCCATCGAGGCCATCGATGGGGGCCTGCACGCCTCGCGGGCAGAGGAGCTGCTCGACGGGGTGCCGGCGGGGACCCTCGTCGTCCATGCGACTGCGTGGGACGAGGCGAGGGGACGACCCAGTGGGGCCGAGCTCGAGCGGCTGGACCACCTCGAGACCCTCCTCGGCCGCCTCGTCACGTCGGGGCTCGTCGTGGGCCTGTGCGTCTACGACCTATCGGCCGTCTGCCGCTGGCAGGCCGACGTCCTGGCCGAGCGGCATCACGCTCACGTCCTGGCGGCGGGCCGACTGCTGCCGTTCAGCGAAGCGCTAGGGAAGCCAATCGAGAGCCTTCCTCCAGCGCTTGCCGATTGA
- a CDS encoding 2-oxoacid:acceptor oxidoreductase family protein produces the protein MEHQILIAGFGGQGVMLAGVLLAHAAMDEGREVSWAPSYGPEMRGGTAHCSVVIADEPVASPVVTRPTGLIVLNRPSLERFESKVAPGGVLVANVSLLPVPPRRTDIRVLMVPATEWASAHGAPAVANMVALGALAAATGAVSIESLQRALATVIHPRHQHLLPLNRQALEEGSRLASLALR, from the coding sequence GTGGAGCACCAGATCCTCATCGCGGGCTTCGGGGGCCAGGGCGTGATGCTGGCGGGTGTGCTGCTGGCCCACGCCGCCATGGACGAGGGCCGGGAGGTGTCGTGGGCGCCTTCGTACGGCCCCGAGATGCGCGGCGGCACGGCTCACTGCTCGGTGGTCATCGCCGACGAGCCCGTGGCGTCACCCGTCGTCACGCGGCCAACCGGCCTCATCGTCCTCAACCGGCCGTCGCTCGAGCGCTTCGAGTCGAAGGTGGCGCCAGGCGGCGTGCTGGTAGCCAACGTCTCCCTGCTGCCGGTCCCCCCTCGGCGCACCGACATCCGGGTGCTGATGGTGCCCGCCACCGAGTGGGCGTCTGCCCACGGCGCCCCGGCGGTGGCCAACATGGTCGCCCTGGGAGCCCTCGCCGCGGCCACGGGCGCCGTCTCCATCGAGTCGCTACAGAGGGCGCTGGCGACCGTCATCCACCCGCGTCACCAGCACCTGCTGCCACTCAATCGGCAAGCGCTGGAGGAAGGCTCTCGATTGGCTTCCCTAGCGCTTCGCTGA
- a CDS encoding thiamine pyrophosphate-dependent enzyme — protein sequence MARTVELSGDARARVVAARPRALSDKPFHYCPGCTHGLAHRLVAEAIDELGILERTIGVASVGCSVFSFQYFRCDFQQAAHGRAPAVATGIKRVRPDAVVFTYQGDGDLAAIGTAEILHAAARGERITVIFVNNAIYGMTGGQMAPTTLVGQATTTTPGGRIAERAGHPIRMSEILATLDGTAYVARMSLHDPLHVGRAKRAIRKALEVQIQGLGFSMVELLSSCPVNWGLSPREALRWIEERMIPHYPLGEFKDVRGAA from the coding sequence ATGGCACGCACCGTGGAGCTCTCGGGCGACGCCCGGGCCCGTGTGGTGGCCGCCCGGCCTCGGGCCTTGAGCGACAAGCCCTTCCACTACTGTCCTGGCTGCACGCACGGTCTGGCTCACCGCCTCGTCGCCGAGGCCATCGACGAGCTGGGCATCCTGGAGCGCACCATCGGGGTGGCGTCGGTGGGCTGCTCCGTCTTCTCCTTCCAATACTTCCGATGCGACTTCCAGCAGGCGGCCCACGGTCGGGCGCCGGCCGTGGCCACGGGCATCAAGCGCGTCCGGCCCGACGCGGTGGTCTTCACCTACCAGGGAGACGGCGACCTGGCCGCCATCGGCACGGCCGAGATCCTGCACGCCGCCGCCCGTGGCGAGCGCATCACGGTCATCTTCGTCAACAACGCCATCTACGGCATGACCGGCGGCCAAATGGCCCCCACCACCCTGGTCGGTCAGGCCACCACCACGACCCCGGGCGGCCGCATCGCCGAGAGGGCAGGGCATCCCATCCGCATGAGCGAGATCCTGGCCACCCTGGACGGCACGGCGTACGTGGCGCGCATGTCGCTGCACGATCCGTTGCACGTGGGGAGGGCCAAACGGGCCATTCGCAAGGCCCTGGAGGTCCAGATCCAGGGACTCGGCTTCTCGATGGTCGAGCTGCTCTCGAGCTGCCCGGTCAACTGGGGGCTGTCGCCTCGAGAGGCCTTGCGCTGGATCGAGGAGCGGATGATCCCCCACTATCCGCTGGGCGAATTCAAGGACGTACGGGGGGCGGCGTAG
- a CDS encoding 3-methyl-2-oxobutanoate dehydrogenase subunit VorB, with amino-acid sequence MKGLEAMGEAAIRAGCRYFFGYPITPQSELPEYMARRLPEVGGVFLQAESEVAAINMVYGAAGAGGRVMTSSSSPGISLKQEGISYIAGAELPCVIVNMMRGGPGLGGIHPSQADYFQATRGGGHGDYRLIVLAPASVQELADSMVDAFELAERYRIPVMVVGDGLLGQMMEPVVLPPERPVEPPHRPWATTGARGRPPNVINSFCLDPAELEAHNLRLQQKHRAIEQAEQRAVVEDPDGRSRLFLVAYGTAARIARAAMRTARRAGIPVGLVRPVTLWPFPRSTFDGLMDRALGFLTVELSLGQMVEDVRLAVEGRRPVLFYGRTGGMLPEPEEIAVRLESMWQQLAAPTATASQTRG; translated from the coding sequence ATGAAGGGGCTGGAGGCGATGGGGGAGGCGGCCATCCGGGCGGGATGCCGCTACTTCTTCGGATACCCCATCACCCCCCAGTCCGAGCTGCCCGAGTACATGGCGCGCCGCCTGCCGGAGGTGGGAGGGGTCTTCTTGCAGGCCGAGAGCGAGGTGGCCGCCATCAACATGGTCTACGGGGCGGCCGGTGCCGGCGGCCGCGTCATGACCTCGTCGTCGAGTCCCGGCATCAGCCTCAAGCAGGAGGGCATCTCCTACATCGCGGGTGCCGAGCTGCCCTGCGTCATCGTCAACATGATGCGGGGAGGCCCCGGCCTGGGCGGGATTCACCCGTCCCAGGCCGACTACTTCCAGGCGACCCGGGGCGGCGGACACGGTGACTACCGGCTCATCGTCCTGGCACCCGCCTCCGTGCAGGAGCTGGCCGACTCCATGGTCGACGCCTTCGAGCTGGCCGAGCGCTACCGCATCCCGGTCATGGTGGTGGGCGACGGCCTGCTCGGGCAGATGATGGAGCCCGTCGTGCTGCCACCCGAGCGGCCCGTCGAGCCGCCCCACCGCCCGTGGGCCACCACCGGCGCCCGGGGGCGCCCCCCCAACGTCATCAACTCCTTCTGTCTCGACCCCGCTGAGCTGGAGGCCCACAACCTCCGACTCCAGCAGAAGCACCGCGCCATCGAGCAGGCCGAGCAACGGGCCGTGGTGGAGGATCCGGACGGGCGGTCCCGCCTCTTCCTGGTGGCCTACGGCACGGCCGCCCGCATCGCCCGAGCGGCCATGCGGACAGCGCGCCGAGCCGGCATCCCGGTCGGTCTGGTGCGCCCCGTCACCCTGTGGCCCTTCCCCCGGTCAACCTTCGATGGGCTGATGGATCGGGCCCTGGGCTTCCTCACCGTAGAGCTGAGCCTGGGCCAGATGGTGGAGGACGTGCGGTTGGCGGTGGAGGGACGGCGGCCCGTCCTCTTCTACGGGCGCACCGGGGGCATGCTGCCCGAGCCCGAGGAGATCGCCGTGCGCCTGGAGTCGATGTGGCAACAGCTCGCGGCGCCGACGGCGACCGCGAGCCAGACGAGAGGGTGA
- a CDS encoding 4Fe-4S binding protein has translation MKAVTVSIDRDRCKGCELCISFCPTGVLALSDRDFNASGYRPAVVVRPDACTGCAHCARMCPEAAISIAVLRPTTSMAR, from the coding sequence TTGAAAGCGGTTACTGTCTCCATCGATCGCGACCGCTGCAAGGGCTGCGAGCTGTGCATCTCCTTTTGCCCCACCGGCGTCCTCGCCCTTTCGGACCGCGACTTCAATGCCTCGGGCTACCGGCCCGCCGTCGTCGTGCGACCCGACGCCTGCACCGGCTGCGCGCACTGCGCCCGCATGTGCCCCGAGGCTGCCATCTCCATCGCCGTGCTGCGTCCGACGACCTCGATGGCGCGATAG
- a CDS encoding methionine ABC transporter ATP-binding protein, with amino-acid sequence MRADTVGSETTWAAPIEVDERDGTAARPEGVAATVRLEGLCKTFRQGGREVVALRDVSLEVWPGESFGIIGLSGAGKSTLVRCINLLERPDRGRVWVDGVELTALGTGRLREARRRIGMVFQHFNLLHSRTVFGNVAFPLEIAGIPRARIRARVMELLDLVGLAGRAHAYPSQLSGGQRQRVGIARALAPEPRVLLCDEPTSALDAETTSQILALLRRINRELGITMLIITHELPVVQAICDRVAVMADGRVEEVGDTISVLTRPRSAAARRLVGAPAARALAQLVQEADGTPQPAGRLFRLAFLGPVAERPVISEVLRAFDVTINIVHGNVDRIGRTPFGTLVVAIDGEPRQVEAAVQTMRSWGVEVVAWQ; translated from the coding sequence ATGCGAGCCGACACCGTAGGAAGCGAGACGACGTGGGCGGCCCCCATCGAGGTCGATGAGCGAGACGGGACTGCCGCTCGCCCCGAGGGCGTGGCGGCCACGGTGAGGCTGGAGGGGCTGTGCAAGACCTTCCGCCAGGGAGGGCGGGAGGTCGTCGCGCTACGCGACGTCTCCCTGGAGGTGTGGCCGGGCGAGTCCTTCGGCATCATCGGGCTCTCCGGGGCGGGCAAGAGCACCCTGGTGCGCTGCATCAACCTCCTCGAGCGCCCGGACCGGGGGCGCGTCTGGGTCGACGGCGTCGAGCTGACGGCGCTGGGGACCGGACGCCTGCGGGAGGCCCGGCGGCGCATCGGGATGGTCTTTCAGCACTTCAACCTGCTCCACTCCCGCACCGTCTTCGGCAACGTCGCCTTTCCGCTGGAGATCGCGGGGATCCCCCGGGCGCGCATCCGCGCCAGGGTGATGGAGCTCCTGGACCTGGTGGGCTTGGCGGGTCGAGCCCACGCCTACCCCTCGCAGCTGAGCGGGGGTCAGCGTCAGCGGGTGGGGATCGCCCGTGCCCTGGCACCGGAGCCCCGGGTGCTGCTGTGCGACGAGCCCACCTCCGCGCTGGACGCCGAGACCACATCGCAGATCCTGGCGCTGCTGCGGCGCATCAACCGGGAGCTCGGCATCACCATGCTCATCATCACGCACGAGCTCCCGGTGGTGCAGGCCATCTGCGACCGGGTGGCGGTCATGGCCGACGGGCGGGTCGAGGAGGTGGGAGACACCATCTCGGTACTGACGCGGCCGCGCTCGGCCGCGGCCCGGCGACTGGTCGGCGCGCCCGCGGCACGGGCGCTGGCCCAGCTGGTCCAGGAGGCCGACGGCACCCCCCAGCCGGCCGGGCGGCTGTTCCGCCTGGCCTTCCTGGGGCCGGTGGCCGAGCGACCGGTCATCTCCGAGGTGTTGCGGGCCTTCGACGTGACCATCAACATCGTCCACGGCAACGTCGACCGCATCGGCCGCACGCCCTTCGGCACCCTGGTGGTGGCCATCGACGGGGAGCCTCGCCAGGTGGAGGCCGCCGTCCAGACCATGCGCTCGTGGGGCGTCGAGGTGGTGGCGTGGCAATGA
- a CDS encoding methionine ABC transporter permease gives MSAQLLWQATLETLYMTGVATLLAHLAGIPMGVLLVVTDRGHVLEHRWLHEVLAAVVNIGRSVPFIILLVAIIPFTRWVVGTSIGTSAAMVPLTVAAIPFVARLVETALREVDPGVVEAALSMGATPWQIVTRVLLPEALPSLALGAAITAVSVLGYSAMAGAVGGGGLGDLAVRYGYQRFRTDVMLQTVVLLVILVQAIQAAGDAAARRLRH, from the coding sequence ATGAGCGCGCAGCTGCTGTGGCAGGCGACGCTGGAGACCCTCTACATGACAGGCGTGGCGACCCTGCTGGCGCACCTGGCGGGCATTCCGATGGGGGTGCTCCTGGTGGTGACGGATCGGGGCCACGTGCTGGAGCACCGGTGGCTTCACGAGGTCCTGGCCGCCGTGGTCAACATCGGCCGCTCCGTGCCCTTCATCATCCTGCTGGTGGCCATCATCCCCTTCACGCGGTGGGTGGTGGGCACCTCCATCGGGACCAGCGCCGCCATGGTGCCCCTGACCGTGGCGGCCATCCCGTTCGTGGCGCGCTTGGTGGAGACGGCGCTGCGGGAGGTGGACCCCGGCGTGGTCGAGGCCGCGCTGTCGATGGGCGCCACTCCGTGGCAGATCGTGACGCGGGTCCTGCTGCCCGAGGCGCTGCCCTCCCTGGCGCTGGGGGCTGCGATCACCGCTGTCAGCGTGCTGGGGTACTCGGCCATGGCCGGCGCGGTGGGAGGGGGTGGGCTCGGGGATCTGGCGGTCCGCTACGGCTACCAGCGCTTTCGGACCGACGTCATGCTGCAGACCGTCGTGCTGCTGGTGATCCTCGTCCAGGCCATCCAGGCCGCGGGCGACGCAGCCGCCCGCCGGCTTCGCCACTAG
- a CDS encoding MetQ/NlpA family ABC transporter substrate-binding protein, producing MYQDKLVSAGPARRWALGLGAVLLLAVGLGSVVTDVRAAGATVVRVGATPVPHAEVLEFIKPMLAQEGIELRIIEFTDYVRPNLALADGELEANYFQHIPYLETFSKDHRLDLTYIARVHIEPMGLYSQRVRNVEDLRQGAVVAIPNDPTNAGRALQLLQQAGLVELEPGLGLSATVLDIVRNPKGLVIRELEAAQLPRVLRDVDAAVINGNYALEAGLRPIPDAIVLEDVQQPYVSPLANVLAVRTRDKDDPVLQKVAQALTSQEVRQFLLERYKGAVLPAF from the coding sequence ATGTATCAGGACAAGCTGGTCTCCGCGGGGCCCGCCCGGCGGTGGGCACTGGGCCTGGGAGCGGTGTTGCTGCTGGCAGTGGGGCTGGGCAGCGTCGTGACCGACGTGCGGGCCGCCGGGGCGACGGTGGTCCGCGTCGGCGCCACCCCCGTACCTCACGCGGAGGTGCTGGAGTTCATCAAGCCCATGCTGGCGCAGGAGGGCATCGAACTGCGCATCATCGAGTTCACCGACTACGTGCGTCCCAATCTGGCCCTGGCCGACGGGGAGCTGGAGGCCAACTACTTCCAGCACATCCCCTACCTGGAGACCTTCTCCAAGGATCACCGCCTCGATCTGACGTACATCGCCCGTGTGCACATCGAGCCCATGGGCCTCTACTCGCAACGGGTGCGGAACGTGGAGGATCTGCGGCAGGGGGCCGTCGTGGCCATCCCCAACGACCCGACCAACGCCGGGCGGGCGCTGCAGCTGCTGCAGCAGGCCGGCCTGGTGGAGCTCGAGCCCGGCCTGGGCCTGTCGGCCACCGTGCTCGACATCGTGCGCAACCCCAAGGGCCTGGTGATCCGGGAGCTGGAGGCGGCCCAGCTGCCCCGGGTGCTGCGCGACGTCGACGCGGCGGTCATCAACGGCAACTACGCGCTGGAGGCGGGACTGCGGCCCATCCCCGACGCCATCGTGCTCGAGGACGTCCAGCAGCCCTACGTGAGCCCGCTGGCCAACGTCCTGGCGGTGCGCACCCGGGACAAGGACGACCCTGTGCTGCAGAAGGTGGCGCAGGCTCTCACCTCCCAGGAGGTGCGCCAGTTCCTCCTGGAGCGCTACAAGGGGGCTGTCCTGCCGGCCTTCTGA